A genome region from Actinomycetota bacterium includes the following:
- a CDS encoding tetratricopeptide repeat protein, which translates to MPLSAERKVVSVLFADLTDSTKLAASIDPERFRELQGAFYREASERIGSLRGRTEKFVGDSVMAIFGVPYSHDDDALRAVRAGIEIRDRTARLGEELGLPAPLQVRIGINSGPVVVGSGPADQFLASGAAVNLAARLQQAGEPGEILAGETTRQLTRTTVSFGEPRTVVAKGFDQPLTAWPVDSLSFRSSRRTIPIVGRHRELTLLRETLARSRETSRLHLVTVLGEPGIGKSRLVEELLSSVEEDVTVLRGRAGRFEEDALFASVGEMLRHEIGADATDPPETVLQRLHARVDEVCLREAEQETTDRLALALGIGADRGAQRPYQLAEVRAGLVAYLTGLTRSGGPVVVAFEDLELAPADLLELIEQVGVRGRRLPVVIVCAGRDEMLHTFPGWPGAVTDAITLRLEPLSEEHAIELARASGGSLADETAERVARHAGGNPFFIVETTGMLLHERNEEPAAVAPPLPATVHAVVAARIDHLDPRSRDVVRKASVFPRSSFFATDLAIVVEASDEALARLEDEELFVRDQERSEMWRFKHDVVRDVAYDSLAKRERLQLHLAVADRLESEGRYPAGLAHHLERAAHASVDLDPSDRSIAERAVDALQHSGDIARRRMESRTAIGRYERALALAGPEDQWSAREAQVLCGIGEARYWLGEFPESRATLERALMFGPEDDWVLCFAHRFIGDIALNIEGEIPRAEEHFARALDAARRLDEPSRAFGLARTLLIAAWAPYHARNDLAKAKEMFQEALDVATANPDGDPWAIARALTFLASMTSSLEHEAATLPFIERALEIGRSMKDPFTTAVAQHKLGAALGIMGRIDEAIPHLEAAAATLADIDARWETASVLADLGEILRHFDRPRGAERPLREALAITRELGDRQLIGWIAAELARTLRMLGRSDEARTILSEAATRIDLSAESSALKAKALMAVDDGDEKTARATMDHALELARARGLGNSLARMVWFAGRLLGPEAVGGEQALRDARERLEGAGWVMFLVDADLPPTL; encoded by the coding sequence GTGCCGCTGTCGGCGGAGCGCAAGGTCGTCAGCGTGCTCTTCGCGGACCTGACCGACTCGACCAAGCTCGCGGCGTCGATCGATCCCGAGCGGTTCCGCGAGCTTCAGGGCGCGTTCTATCGGGAGGCGTCGGAGCGGATCGGCTCGTTGCGCGGGCGCACCGAGAAGTTCGTCGGCGACTCGGTCATGGCGATCTTCGGGGTGCCGTATTCGCACGACGACGACGCATTGCGTGCGGTCCGCGCCGGGATCGAGATCCGCGATCGCACGGCCCGGCTCGGCGAGGAGCTCGGGCTCCCGGCGCCGCTCCAGGTGCGGATCGGGATCAACTCGGGACCGGTCGTCGTCGGTTCGGGGCCCGCAGATCAGTTCCTGGCTTCGGGGGCGGCGGTGAACCTCGCGGCGCGCTTGCAGCAGGCGGGCGAGCCCGGTGAGATCCTCGCCGGCGAGACGACCCGGCAGCTGACGCGCACCACCGTCTCGTTCGGCGAGCCGCGAACCGTCGTCGCCAAGGGGTTCGACCAGCCGCTGACGGCGTGGCCGGTTGATTCGCTCTCGTTCCGATCCTCGCGCCGGACGATCCCGATCGTCGGCCGCCACCGCGAGCTGACGCTGCTCCGCGAGACGCTGGCGCGCTCGCGAGAGACCTCGCGCCTGCATCTCGTCACGGTGCTCGGAGAGCCCGGCATCGGGAAGTCGCGGCTCGTCGAGGAGCTGCTGTCTTCGGTCGAGGAGGACGTCACCGTTCTGCGCGGCCGCGCGGGACGGTTCGAGGAGGACGCGCTCTTCGCTTCGGTCGGCGAGATGCTCCGGCACGAGATCGGCGCGGACGCGACCGATCCGCCCGAAACGGTCCTGCAGCGCCTCCACGCGCGTGTCGACGAGGTGTGTCTGCGCGAAGCCGAGCAGGAGACGACCGACCGGCTGGCGCTGGCGCTCGGCATCGGAGCCGATCGCGGGGCACAGCGCCCCTACCAGCTCGCCGAGGTACGCGCCGGACTGGTCGCGTACCTCACCGGGCTGACGCGCTCGGGCGGGCCGGTGGTCGTCGCGTTCGAGGATCTCGAGCTCGCGCCTGCGGACCTGCTCGAGCTGATCGAGCAGGTGGGCGTGCGAGGCCGGCGGCTGCCGGTCGTCATCGTGTGCGCCGGGCGCGACGAGATGCTCCATACGTTCCCGGGATGGCCGGGCGCCGTGACCGATGCCATCACGCTCCGGCTCGAGCCGCTGTCCGAGGAACACGCGATCGAGCTCGCGCGCGCCTCGGGCGGGTCACTCGCCGACGAAACCGCCGAACGCGTCGCGCGGCACGCCGGCGGCAACCCGTTCTTCATCGTGGAGACCACCGGCATGCTCCTGCACGAGCGCAACGAGGAGCCGGCCGCCGTCGCGCCGCCGCTCCCGGCGACGGTGCATGCGGTCGTGGCGGCACGCATCGACCACCTGGACCCGCGCTCGCGCGACGTCGTCCGGAAGGCGTCGGTCTTCCCGCGGTCGAGCTTCTTCGCAACCGACCTCGCGATCGTCGTCGAGGCGTCCGATGAGGCGCTCGCGCGGCTCGAGGACGAGGAGCTGTTCGTGCGCGACCAGGAGCGTTCCGAGATGTGGCGCTTCAAGCACGACGTCGTTCGCGACGTCGCGTACGACTCGCTCGCCAAACGCGAGCGGCTTCAGCTCCACCTGGCCGTGGCCGACCGGCTCGAGTCGGAAGGACGGTACCCGGCCGGGCTCGCGCATCACCTCGAGCGGGCGGCCCACGCGTCCGTCGACCTCGATCCGTCGGATCGCTCGATCGCCGAGCGTGCCGTCGACGCGCTGCAGCACTCGGGCGATATCGCGCGACGGCGGATGGAGTCTCGCACGGCCATCGGCCGGTACGAGCGTGCGCTTGCGCTGGCCGGGCCCGAGGACCAGTGGAGCGCGCGCGAAGCGCAGGTGCTCTGCGGCATCGGAGAGGCTCGCTACTGGCTCGGTGAATTCCCCGAGTCGCGTGCGACGCTGGAGCGTGCCCTGATGTTCGGGCCCGAGGACGACTGGGTGCTGTGCTTCGCGCATCGGTTCATCGGCGACATCGCGCTCAACATCGAAGGGGAGATACCGCGGGCGGAGGAGCATTTCGCGCGCGCGCTGGACGCAGCGCGCAGGCTCGACGAACCGAGCCGCGCATTCGGGCTCGCTCGGACGCTTCTGATCGCGGCGTGGGCGCCGTATCACGCCCGCAACGACCTCGCGAAAGCCAAGGAGATGTTCCAGGAAGCGCTCGACGTGGCGACCGCCAATCCCGACGGCGATCCGTGGGCTATCGCGCGGGCGCTCACGTTCCTCGCCAGCATGACCTCGTCGCTCGAGCACGAGGCGGCCACGCTTCCGTTCATCGAGCGCGCGCTCGAGATCGGCCGGTCGATGAAGGATCCGTTCACCACCGCCGTCGCCCAGCACAAGCTCGGCGCTGCGCTCGGGATCATGGGACGGATCGACGAGGCGATCCCGCACCTCGAGGCCGCCGCGGCCACGCTGGCCGACATCGACGCGCGCTGGGAGACCGCGAGCGTACTCGCCGACCTTGGTGAGATCCTGCGTCATTTCGACCGGCCGCGGGGGGCCGAGCGGCCGCTCCGTGAGGCGCTCGCGATAACGCGCGAGCTCGGGGACCGCCAGCTGATCGGCTGGATCGCGGCCGAGCTTGCCCGGACGCTTCGGATGCTCGGCCGGAGCGACGAAGCACGGACCATCCTCAGCGAGGCTGCGACGCGCATCGACCTGTCTGCGGAGTCGTCGGCGCTCAAGGCGAAGGCTTTGATGGCGGTGGACGACGGCGACGAGAAGACGGCGCGCGCCACGATGGATCATGCGCTCGAGCTCGCGCGCGCCCGCGGTCTGGGGAACTCGCTGGCACGGATGGTGTGGTTCGCCGGACGCTTGCTGGGTCCTGAAGCCGTGGGAGGAGAGCAGGCACTTCGAGACGCGCGGGAGCGCCTCGAAGGAGCGGGCTGGGTGATGTTCCTGGTCGACGCGGATCTCCCGCCGACCCTCTGA